One Fusobacterium nucleatum genomic window carries:
- a CDS encoding DMT family transporter, translating into MKRDANFGMLSTFVGGTLWGINGVMGSFLFLYKNITTNWLIPYRLVFAGLLLLGYLYYKQGPKIFDILKNPKDLLQILLFGFIGMLGTQYTYFSAIQYSNAAIATVLTYFGPTLVLIFMCLKERRKPLKYEIVSILLSSFGVFLLATHGDVTSLQISFKALVWGLLSALSVVIYTVQPEKLLKKYGPPIVVAWGMIIGGILITFVTKPWNIDVIFDFTAFFVFLLIVFFGTIIAFILYLTGVNIIGPTKASIIACIEPVAATICAILFLGVSFGFLDLIGFICIISTIFIVAYFDKKVKKKLS; encoded by the coding sequence ATGAAGAGAGATGCTAATTTTGGAATGTTAAGTACCTTTGTTGGAGGTACACTTTGGGGAATTAATGGTGTAATGGGAAGTTTTTTATTCCTTTATAAAAATATCACTACTAATTGGCTTATACCATATAGATTAGTATTTGCAGGTTTGTTATTACTGGGATATTTATATTATAAACAAGGTCCTAAAATTTTTGATATTTTAAAAAATCCTAAGGATTTATTACAAATCCTTTTATTTGGTTTTATTGGAATGTTAGGTACACAATATACTTATTTTTCTGCTATCCAGTATTCAAATGCTGCAATAGCAACAGTGCTTACATATTTTGGACCAACTTTAGTTTTAATTTTTATGTGTTTAAAGGAAAGAAGAAAACCTTTAAAATATGAAATAGTTTCAATTTTACTTTCAAGTTTTGGAGTTTTTCTTTTGGCAACACATGGAGATGTAACAAGTTTACAAATATCTTTTAAAGCTCTTGTTTGGGGATTATTATCAGCACTATCTGTTGTTATCTATACTGTACAGCCTGAGAAACTTTTAAAAAAATATGGTCCTCCAATAGTGGTTGCTTGGGGTATGATAATTGGTGGAATACTTATTACATTTGTAACAAAACCTTGGAATATAGATGTTATTTTTGATTTTACAGCTTTCTTTGTATTTTTGTTAATAGTATTCTTTGGAACAATTATTGCATTTATTCTTTATTTAACAGGAGTTAACATTATAGGACCTACAAAAGCAAGTATAATTGCTTGTATTGAACCAGTAGCTGCAACTATTTGTGCTATATTATTTTTAGGTGTGTCTTTTGGTTTTTTAGATTTAATAGGTTTTATATGTATAATATCAACAATTTTTATAGTTGCTTATTTTGATAAGAAGGTTAAGAAAAAATTAAGTTAA
- a CDS encoding type II toxin-antitoxin system RelE/ParE family toxin: MMPYKVIKTDNFVNNFKKLDNSIKINILKYIKKLELSDNPKAYGKELSGNMAGLYRFRINNYRLITKIEEKKLIIYALGLGHRSKIYEIQNYSQK; this comes from the coding sequence ATGATGCCTTATAAAGTTATTAAAACTGATAATTTTGTAAATAATTTCAAAAAATTAGATAATTCCATTAAAATAAATATTTTAAAATACATTAAAAAATTAGAATTGAGTGATAATCCAAAAGCATACGGAAAAGAACTAAGTGGAAATATGGCAGGATTATACAGATTTAGAATTAATAATTACAGGTTAATAACAAAAATAGAAGAAAAAAAGCTAATTATTTATGCACTTGGATTAGGTCATAGAAGTAAAATATATGAAATTCAAAATTATAGTCAAAAATAA
- a CDS encoding ATP-binding cassette domain-containing protein — MAILQVNDIYMGFSGETLFKEISFSVDEKDKIGIIGVNGAGKTTLIKLLLGLENSEINPATNERGTISKKSNLKVGYLAQNTQLNKENTVFNELMTVFNNLLEDYNRMQEINFLLTVDLDNFDKLMEELGEVSERYERHEGYSIEYKIKQILNGLNIPENLWTMKIGNLSGGQNSRVALAKILLEEPDLLILDEPTNHLDLTSIEWLEKILKDYNKAIILISHDVYFLDNVVNRVFEIEGKRLKDYKGNYTDFLIQKEAYLSGEVKAYEKEQEKIKKMEEFIRRYKAGVKSKQARGREKILNRMEKMENPVVTTQKIKLKFDIKAQSVDLVLDIKNLSKTFEDKLLFKDLNLKVYRGERIGLIGKNGTGKSTLLKIINNLEKASSGEFKIGERVSIGYYDQNHQGLGLNNNIIEELMYYFTLSEEEARNICGAFLFREDDIYKKISSLSGGEKARVAFMKLMLEKPNFLILDEPTNHLDIYSREILMDALEDYPGTILVVSHDRNFLDTVVTKIYELKTDGVETFDGDYEAYKQERDNIKVKNEEAVKSYEEQKKAKNRLASLEKKLVRIEEELQKVQEQIEEVNKKYLLAGEKNNVDELMSLQEELDNLNLKMIEKFQEWEETEIELKDLQ, encoded by the coding sequence TTGGCAATATTACAAGTAAATGATATATATATGGGTTTCTCTGGTGAAACTCTTTTTAAAGAAATATCTTTTTCAGTTGATGAGAAGGATAAAATAGGAATAATAGGTGTTAATGGTGCAGGGAAAACTACACTTATTAAATTATTATTAGGTTTAGAAAATTCTGAAATCAACCCTGCTACAAATGAGAGAGGAACTATCTCAAAAAAAAGTAATTTAAAAGTTGGATATCTCGCACAAAATACACAACTTAACAAAGAAAATACTGTTTTTAATGAACTTATGACAGTATTTAATAATCTTTTAGAAGACTATAACAGAATGCAAGAGATAAACTTTTTATTAACTGTTGATTTAGATAATTTTGATAAATTGATGGAAGAACTTGGAGAAGTTTCTGAAAGATATGAAAGACACGAGGGATATTCAATAGAATATAAAATCAAGCAGATTTTAAATGGTTTAAACATACCAGAAAATTTATGGACTATGAAGATAGGAAATCTATCAGGTGGACAAAATTCAAGAGTTGCACTTGCCAAAATTTTATTGGAAGAACCTGACTTATTAATACTTGATGAGCCTACTAACCATTTAGATTTAACTTCTATTGAATGGCTTGAAAAGATTTTAAAAGATTATAATAAGGCTATAATTTTAATATCACACGATGTCTATTTCTTAGATAATGTAGTAAATAGAGTTTTTGAAATTGAAGGAAAAAGATTAAAAGACTATAAAGGGAACTACACTGATTTTTTAATTCAAAAAGAGGCTTATTTAAGTGGAGAAGTTAAAGCTTATGAGAAAGAACAAGAAAAAATCAAAAAAATGGAAGAATTTATCAGAAGATACAAAGCAGGAGTGAAATCCAAACAAGCTAGAGGTAGAGAAAAAATACTTAATAGAATGGAAAAAATGGAAAATCCTGTTGTAACAACACAAAAGATAAAGCTTAAATTTGATATTAAGGCTCAAAGTGTTGACCTAGTTTTAGATATTAAAAATTTATCAAAAACTTTTGAAGATAAATTATTATTTAAAGATTTAAATTTAAAAGTTTATCGTGGAGAAAGAATAGGTTTAATAGGAAAAAATGGTACTGGAAAATCTACTCTTTTAAAGATTATCAATAATTTAGAAAAAGCTAGTTCGGGGGAATTTAAAATAGGTGAAAGAGTTTCTATTGGTTACTATGACCAAAATCATCAAGGTTTAGGTTTAAATAATAATATTATAGAGGAACTGATGTACTATTTCACTCTATCAGAAGAAGAAGCAAGAAATATCTGTGGTGCATTTCTATTTAGAGAAGATGATATTTATAAAAAGATTTCTTCTTTAAGTGGTGGAGAAAAAGCAAGAGTTGCCTTTATGAAACTTATGCTTGAAAAGCCTAATTTCTTGATACTAGATGAGCCTACTAACCACTTGGATATATATTCAAGAGAAATTTTAATGGATGCACTTGAAGATTATCCTGGAACTATATTAGTTGTATCTCATGATAGAAATTTCTTAGACACTGTTGTAACTAAAATCTATGAATTAAAAACTGATGGTGTAGAAACTTTTGATGGAGATTATGAGGCTTACAAACAAGAGAGAGATAATATAAAGGTAAAAAATGAAGAAGCTGTCAAATCTTATGAAGAACAAAAAAAAGCTAAAAATAGATTGGCTTCTTTGGAAAAGAAACTTGTTAGAATAGAAGAAGAATTGCAAAAAGTTCAAGAGCAGATAGAAGAAGTAAATAAGAAATATCTACTTGCTGGAGAAAAAAATAATGTAGATGAACTTATGTCTTTACAAGAAGAATTAGATAATCTTAATCTAAAAATGATAGAAAAATTTCAAGAATGGGAAGAAACAGAGATAGAATTAAAAGATTTGCAATAA
- a CDS encoding ATP-binding protein, whose translation MLTKFQVKNFKKFNDNLVFDLSKKGDYDFNEEVIRNNNINFALIYGSNGSGKSNLGLAIFDILFHTTDQSSIFFIPPSLYENYLYGNGILDDRAEFIYNFLLNNYNIEYRYVKKDFDNLIEEEFKVDGKTLIYMNREKKYKEINIPEGDFLKTDKFFETNLSLLKYIFNNTISETEVLDIFFDFIHKMNWLRSLQRNNYMGYSLNNRSVTDSILNVNDIENLNISSEEKERKYNENLKELEFFLTESGIKLNLIQKEEEGKRQIYAKFKVSEKQEKLIKLLNIASSGTLALLVFYIFYMRLEKNSLLFIDEFDAFYHFKLTKFIIKKLKANKNVQVILTTHSTNLMDNELLRPDCYFIIKDNKIKNLPELTDKELREEHNIEKLFKSGAFDE comes from the coding sequence ATGTTAACAAAATTTCAAGTAAAAAATTTTAAAAAATTCAATGATAATCTTGTTTTTGATTTAAGTAAAAAAGGAGATTATGATTTTAATGAAGAAGTTATAAGAAATAATAATATAAATTTTGCATTAATTTACGGAAGTAATGGAAGTGGAAAATCTAATTTAGGGCTTGCTATTTTTGATATTCTTTTTCACACTACAGATCAATCTAGTATTTTTTTTATTCCTCCTTCATTATATGAAAATTATTTATATGGAAATGGTATTTTGGATGATAGAGCTGAATTTATATATAATTTTTTATTAAATAATTATAATATAGAATACAGGTATGTAAAAAAAGACTTTGATAATTTAATAGAAGAAGAATTTAAAGTAGATGGTAAAACTTTAATATACATGAATAGAGAAAAAAAATATAAAGAAATTAATATCCCTGAAGGTGATTTTTTAAAAACAGATAAATTTTTTGAAACAAATTTATCCTTACTAAAATATATTTTTAATAATACAATTTCTGAAACAGAAGTATTAGACATTTTTTTTGATTTTATACATAAAATGAATTGGTTAAGAAGCCTTCAAAGAAATAATTATATGGGATATTCTTTAAATAATCGTTCAGTTACAGATTCTATATTAAATGTTAATGATATAGAAAATTTAAATATTTCTAGTGAAGAAAAAGAAAGAAAATATAATGAAAATTTAAAAGAATTAGAATTTTTTTTGACAGAATCTGGAATTAAATTAAATTTAATCCAAAAAGAAGAAGAAGGAAAAAGACAAATTTATGCCAAATTTAAGGTTTCTGAAAAACAAGAAAAATTAATAAAACTATTGAATATCGCTTCTTCTGGAACATTAGCTTTACTTGTTTTTTATATCTTTTATATGAGGTTAGAGAAAAATTCTCTTTTATTTATAGATGAATTCGATGCTTTTTATCACTTTAAGTTAACTAAATTTATTATAAAAAAATTAAAAGCAAATAAAAATGTTCAAGTAATTTTAACAACTCATTCTACTAATTTAATGGACAATGAATTATTGAGACCAGATTGTTACTTTATTATCAAAGATAATAAAATTAAAAATCTTCCTGAATTAACAGACAAAGAATTAAGAGAAGAACATAATATAGAAAAATTATTTAAGTCAGGTGCTTTTGATGAGTAA
- a CDS encoding tripartite tricarboxylate transporter substrate binding protein produces the protein MKKNFLAVLTLLFSLLLVACGGEKKTEANPETYPDKPVNVIIAYKAGGGTDVGARILMAEAQKNFPQTFVIVNKPGADGEIGYTELAKAAPDGYTIGFINLPTFVSLPHERQTKYKIDDVEPIMNHVYDPGVLVVKADSQFKTLAEFVDYAKAHPEELTISNNGTGASNHIGAAHFAKEAGIQVTHVPFGGSTDMISALRGDHVTATVAKISEVASLVKSGELRILASFTDQRLEGFEDVPTLTESGYPVIFGSARAIVAPKGTPKEIIQKLHDVFKTALESPDNIEKSKNANLPLKYMSPEELAQYIKDQEKYIIETVPTLGIN, from the coding sequence ATGAAAAAGAATTTTTTAGCAGTATTAACTTTATTATTTTCTTTACTACTAGTGGCTTGTGGTGGAGAAAAGAAAACTGAAGCTAATCCAGAAACTTATCCAGATAAACCAGTTAATGTGATTATAGCTTACAAAGCAGGAGGAGGAACTGATGTTGGAGCTCGTATATTAATGGCAGAAGCTCAAAAGAATTTCCCTCAAACATTTGTTATTGTTAATAAGCCAGGTGCGGATGGAGAAATAGGATATACAGAGTTAGCAAAAGCTGCTCCAGATGGATATACTATTGGATTTATTAATTTACCTACTTTTGTTAGTCTACCTCATGAAAGACAAACAAAATACAAAATTGATGATGTTGAACCTATCATGAACCATGTTTATGATCCAGGTGTATTAGTTGTAAAAGCTGATAGTCAATTTAAAACACTAGCTGAATTTGTTGACTATGCAAAAGCTCACCCAGAAGAACTAACTATTTCTAACAATGGTACAGGTGCTTCTAACCATATTGGTGCTGCTCACTTTGCAAAAGAAGCTGGAATTCAAGTAACTCATGTTCCATTTGGTGGAAGTACAGATATGATTTCTGCTCTACGTGGAGATCACGTTACTGCAACTGTTGCTAAAATTAGTGAAGTTGCAAGTTTAGTTAAATCAGGAGAATTAAGAATATTAGCTTCATTTACAGATCAAAGATTAGAAGGATTTGAAGATGTTCCTACTTTAACTGAAAGTGGATATCCTGTAATATTTGGTTCTGCTCGTGCTATCGTTGCACCTAAGGGAACACCAAAAGAAATTATTCAAAAATTACATGATGTTTTCAAAACAGCATTAGAATCTCCAGATAATATTGAAAAATCTAAAAATGCTAATTTACCTTTAAAATATATGTCACCAGAAGAATTAGCTCAATATATTAAGGATCAAGAAAAATACATTATAGAAACTGTTCCAACTTTAGGAATAAATTAA
- a CDS encoding tripartite tricarboxylate transporter TctB family protein, producing MRKYDKFLTIGLFILEAFYFLLIKQLPPKAARYPYFVLGLMVFLTLLLAINTFLIKPKNAEEDKGEDQFKGNLYGQFFLIMALSAVYVILIDIIGFFVTTAIYLFVTMVALKSSVKWSIVVSILFPIFLYLIFVSFLKVPVPKGFLL from the coding sequence ATGAGAAAATATGATAAATTTTTAACAATAGGTTTATTTATTTTGGAAGCATTTTATTTTCTTTTAATAAAACAACTTCCACCAAAAGCAGCAAGATATCCTTATTTTGTATTAGGTTTAATGGTATTTTTAACTTTACTTTTAGCTATAAATACTTTCCTTATTAAACCTAAAAATGCAGAGGAAGACAAAGGAGAAGACCAATTTAAAGGTAATTTATATGGACAATTCTTTCTTATCATGGCATTATCTGCTGTATATGTAATTTTAATTGATATAATTGGTTTCTTTGTTACAACAGCTATTTATCTTTTTGTAACTATGGTAGCATTAAAGAGCAGTGTTAAATGGAGTATTGTTGTGAGTATACTTTTCCCAATATTTTTATATTTAATATTTGTATCATTCTTAAAAGTTCCAGTTCCAAAGGGATTTTTACTATAA
- a CDS encoding tripartite tricarboxylate transporter permease has protein sequence MSDVLFGYAAALTPINLIAAVISVAIGITIGALPGLSAAMGVALLIPITFGMDPSTGLITLAGVYCGAIFGGSISAILIRTPGTPAAAATAIDGYELTKQGKAGTALGTAIIASFIGGILSAIPLYLFAPRLARLALLFGPAEYFWLSIFGLTIIAGASTKSIVKGLISGALGLMLSTVGMDPMLGNPRFTFGVPALLSGIPFTAALIGLFSMSQVLMLAEKKIKQAGNMVEFDNKVLLSKKQILEILPTSLRSTVIGSIIGILPGAGASIAAFLGYNEAKRFSKKKELFGHGSIEGIAGAEAANNAVTGGSLIPTFTLGIPGESVTAVLLGGLMIQGLQPGPDLFTVHGKITYTFFAGFVIVNIFMLILGLFGSKLFARVSRVSDSYLIPLIFSLSVIGSYAINNQMSDVWVMFVFGIIGYFVQKFELNSASIVLALILGPIGESGLRRSLILNHNSYSILFQSTVSKVLLLLTLFSLLSPIVMSKLKKRNKE, from the coding sequence ATGTCAGATGTTTTATTTGGATATGCAGCAGCCTTAACACCTATTAATTTAATTGCTGCTGTAATTAGTGTGGCTATCGGAATAACTATTGGAGCTTTACCAGGACTTTCTGCTGCAATGGGAGTTGCTTTATTAATTCCTATTACATTTGGAATGGATCCATCAACAGGGCTTATTACACTTGCAGGAGTTTACTGTGGAGCTATATTTGGAGGTTCAATTTCAGCAATTTTAATTCGTACACCAGGTACACCAGCTGCTGCTGCAACTGCAATTGATGGTTATGAATTAACAAAACAAGGTAAAGCAGGAACTGCATTAGGTACTGCAATTATCGCTTCATTTATTGGAGGAATTTTAAGTGCTATTCCACTTTATTTATTTGCTCCAAGACTAGCAAGACTTGCATTACTTTTTGGACCAGCTGAATACTTTTGGTTATCTATATTTGGTTTAACTATTATTGCAGGAGCAAGTACAAAATCAATAGTAAAAGGTTTAATTTCAGGTGCATTAGGTTTAATGCTTTCAACTGTTGGAATGGACCCTATGCTTGGAAACCCACGTTTCACATTTGGAGTTCCTGCATTACTTTCAGGAATACCATTTACTGCTGCACTTATAGGACTTTTCTCAATGTCACAGGTTTTAATGCTTGCTGAAAAGAAAATTAAACAAGCAGGAAATATGGTTGAATTTGATAATAAGGTTTTATTATCTAAAAAACAAATCTTAGAAATATTACCAACATCTTTAAGATCAACAGTTATAGGAAGTATTATAGGAATATTACCTGGAGCTGGAGCAAGTATAGCTGCTTTCTTAGGATATAATGAAGCAAAAAGATTTTCAAAGAAAAAAGAATTATTTGGACATGGAAGTATAGAAGGAATTGCAGGAGCTGAAGCAGCTAATAATGCTGTTACAGGAGGTTCACTTATCCCAACATTCACATTGGGAATACCTGGGGAAAGTGTTACAGCTGTTTTACTTGGTGGACTTATGATACAAGGATTACAACCTGGACCAGATTTATTTACTGTTCATGGAAAAATAACTTATACTTTCTTTGCAGGATTTGTAATTGTTAATATATTTATGTTAATTCTAGGACTTTTTGGTTCTAAATTATTTGCAAGAGTATCAAGAGTTTCTGATAGTTATCTAATACCTCTTATATTTTCACTAAGTGTAATAGGTTCTTATGCTATAAACAATCAAATGTCAGATGTATGGGTAATGTTTGTGTTTGGTATAATTGGATACTTTGTTCAAAAATTTGAGTTAAACTCTGCTTCAATAGTTTTAGCTTTAATCTTAGGACCAATAGGTGAATCTGGACTTAGAAGATCACTTATTTTAAATCATAATAGTTATTCAATTCTATTCCAAAGTACAGTTTCAAAAGTTTTATTACTTTTAACTCTTTTCTCATTACTATCTCCAATAGTAATGTCAAAATTGAAAAAAAGAAACAAAGAATAA
- a CDS encoding formylglycine-generating enzyme family protein produces the protein MKKKFKDMIFVKGGKYKPCFTDDEKEIYDLEVCRYLTTQKMWLEVMDYNPSKFEGPYKPVDSVTWWEALEFCNKLSEKYNLEPVYDLSKKGTLLINQLDGEKISPDIADFKKTEGFRLPTEVEWNWFARGGQVAIEKGTFDYRYSGSDNVDEVAWYDKISNAETQNVGIKKPNQLELYDCSGNISEWCFDMDKSTKKNNKTVYRIIKGGSWFSEASWCSVLPRFCYNSIYSSKEIGFRIVRTV, from the coding sequence ATGAAAAAGAAATTTAAAGACATGATATTTGTAAAAGGTGGGAAGTACAAACCTTGTTTTACAGATGATGAAAAAGAAATATATGATTTAGAAGTATGTAGATATCTAACAACTCAAAAAATGTGGCTAGAAGTTATGGACTATAATCCTTCAAAATTTGAGGGTCCTTATAAGCCTGTTGATAGTGTTACTTGGTGGGAAGCCTTAGAGTTTTGTAATAAATTAAGTGAGAAGTATAATTTAGAACCTGTCTATGATTTAAGTAAAAAAGGAACATTGTTAATAAATCAATTAGATGGAGAAAAAATAAGTCCCGATATAGCAGATTTTAAAAAGACAGAAGGCTTTAGATTGCCAACAGAAGTTGAGTGGAATTGGTTTGCTAGAGGTGGACAAGTAGCTATTGAAAAAGGAACATTTGACTATAGATATTCTGGAAGTGATAATGTAGATGAAGTGGCTTGGTATGATAAAATTTCAAATGCTGAAACTCAAAATGTAGGAATAAAAAAGCCAAATCAGTTAGAACTTTATGATTGTAGTGGTAACATTTCAGAATGGTGCTTTGATATGGATAAAAGTACTAAAAAAAATAATAAAACTGTATATAGAATAATCAAAGGTGGTTCATGGTTTAGTGAAGCTAGCTGGTGTTCTGTTTTACCTCGTTTTTGTTATAATTCTATTTACTCTTCTAAAGAGATAGGTTTTCGTATAGTTAGAACAGTTTGA